Proteins from a single region of Theobroma cacao cultivar B97-61/B2 chromosome 10, Criollo_cocoa_genome_V2, whole genome shotgun sequence:
- the LOC18586558 gene encoding uncharacterized protein LOC18586558: MHAIKGGWVGQTFALAKCNEQGGKKSRIRRSKEERKAMVESFIRKYQKSNNGNFPSLNLTHKEVGGSFYIIREIVREIIQENKVLGPAKFTEGEQNIDLFLEQNPLGSISAAPKNSLPIQSNGSPFIPSHHEDANDGSVSVSDGHSMGSDYKKFDSGQIINGNFVDVTNGTDKVAIVDLQVTEPLESDKSGKELAAATSKVTQITPDVVVETFPLRPVAKPIDSIDGRSSEVGELNENLDQTETVKVNESLENVSPKLDDINSSEVSNLTDEKEVENLVDLLLEKNSDLADKKVVENISDPLLESSDCSTRKSAIDEDYNGAALEVSCSNVLTSEINEPSQAIVEEAVNASNGKHPKIDGTDTGSCIGESTTQEAVVVEGQVDLQHVNSQKGSNKTLDRINLESWEGTSKSAAKSETNPLWAIFKSFISAFLKFWSE, encoded by the exons ATGCATGCTATAAAAGGTGGATGGGTTGGGCAGACATTTGCCCTAGCTAAGTGCAATGAGCAAGGAGGGAAGAAGTCTCGGATTCGGCGTTCAAAGGAGGAAAGGAAGGCAATGGTTGAATCTTTTATAAGAAA GTATCAGAAATCAAACAATGGAAATTTTCCATCTCTTAACCTTACCCACAAGGAAGTTGGTGGGTCTTTCTACATCATACGGGAGATTGTGCGAGAGATAATCCAAGAAAATAAAGTGTTGGGGCCTGCTAAGTTTACTGAAGGGGAGCAGAACATTGATCTGTTCTTGGAACAAAATCCACTGGGTTCAATTTCCGCAGCACCCAAAAATTCTTTGCCCATACAATCAAATGGAAGTCCTTTCATTCCTAGTCATCATGAGGATGCAAATGATGGATCAGTTTCGGTTTCTGATGGGCATTCTATGGGGTCTGACTATAAAAAGTTTGACAGTGGGCAAATCATTAATGGGAATTTTGTAGATGTGACCAATGGAACTGATAAAGTAGCAATTGTTGACTTGCAAGTAACTGAACCACTGGAAAGTGATAAAAGTGGTAAAGAACTGGCAGCAGCCACATCTAAAGTCACTCAAATAACACCAGATGTAGTAGTCGAGACATTTCCATTACGGCCTGTGGCTAAACCAATTGACAGCATTGATGGAAGGTCTAGTGAAGTAGGggaattaaatgaaaatttggatCAGACAGAAACTGTGAAGGTGAATGAGAGTCTAGAAAATGTAAGTCCTAAGTTAGATGATATAAATTCCTCTGAGGTTTCTAATTTGACAGATGAGAAAGAAGTGGAAAACCTTGTGGATCTTTTGTTGGAGAAGAACTCTGATTTAGCAGATAAGAAAGTGGTGGAAAACATTTCAGATCCACTATTAGAAAGCTCAGATTGCTCTACCAGGAAAAGTGCCATTGATGAAGATTACAATGGTGCAGCATTAGAGGTCTCTTGTAGCAATGTTTTAACATCTGAAATAAATGAACCAAGCCAAGCAATTGTTGAAGAG GCAGTAAATGCTTCAAATGGCAAGCACCCAAAAATTGATGGCACTGACACTGGCAGCTGCATTGGGGAGTCAACAACCCAAGAGGCGGTTGTGGTTGAAGGTCAAGTTGATTTGCAACATGTCAACTCCCAGAAAGGAAGCAATAAAACATTAGACAGAATTAATCT TGAATCATGGGAAGGGACATCAAAAAGTGCTGCCAAGTCCGAAACTAACCCCCTGTGGGCAATTTTCAAATCCTTTATATCAGCCTTTTTGAAATTCTGGTCTGAGTAA